A stretch of Gemmatimonas aurantiaca T-27 DNA encodes these proteins:
- the dnaJ gene encoding molecular chaperone DnaJ gives MADFYAVLGVPRDASDDDIKKAYRRLAMQWHPDRNGGAKEAEEKFKEITEAYDVLRDPQKRAAFDRYGEAGLRGGSQSAYEHVDLSEALNIFMRDFGGFGDLFGGAAGGGRRSGPRTGADIKVPLALTLTEVATGVEKTVVMKVLDSCDKCEGSGAEPGTKPQACGTCGGAGEVRRAQRSFFGQFVSVAPCPTCAGEGVVVAAPCKKCRGEGRVRAERTLKIQIPAGVATGQYMTLRGVGNVGPRGGTRGDVLAVFEVEDDDRFDRDGEDLFCEALVTYPQLVFGADIRVPGVTGDLSLRVPSGTQSGTVFHLRGRGLPRVNASGTGDLHVKVQLWTPQSVDGDEKSTIERLSSLQGQAPPQREKGFWSKMKEALRA, from the coding sequence ATGGCAGATTTTTACGCGGTACTTGGTGTACCGCGCGACGCCTCTGACGACGATATCAAGAAGGCCTATCGCCGACTGGCGATGCAGTGGCACCCCGACCGCAACGGGGGCGCCAAGGAGGCCGAAGAGAAGTTCAAGGAGATCACCGAGGCGTACGATGTGCTGCGGGATCCGCAGAAACGTGCGGCATTCGATCGGTATGGCGAAGCGGGCCTGCGCGGTGGGTCGCAGTCGGCGTATGAACATGTCGATCTGTCGGAAGCGCTCAACATCTTCATGCGCGATTTCGGCGGGTTCGGTGACTTGTTCGGCGGTGCCGCTGGCGGCGGTCGTCGATCGGGCCCGCGCACGGGCGCCGATATCAAGGTGCCGCTCGCACTGACGCTCACCGAAGTCGCGACGGGCGTCGAGAAGACGGTCGTGATGAAGGTGCTGGACTCGTGCGACAAGTGCGAAGGCTCCGGCGCCGAACCGGGCACCAAGCCTCAGGCCTGCGGCACATGTGGTGGCGCTGGCGAAGTACGTCGGGCGCAGCGCTCGTTCTTTGGCCAGTTCGTCTCGGTGGCTCCGTGTCCGACCTGTGCCGGTGAAGGCGTGGTGGTGGCGGCCCCGTGCAAGAAGTGTCGTGGCGAGGGGCGGGTGCGCGCCGAGCGCACGCTCAAGATCCAGATCCCTGCAGGCGTGGCCACCGGGCAGTACATGACGTTGCGCGGCGTTGGCAACGTGGGGCCGCGCGGCGGCACCCGAGGCGATGTGCTGGCGGTCTTCGAAGTGGAAGACGACGATCGTTTCGATCGCGACGGTGAGGACCTGTTCTGCGAAGCGCTGGTGACCTACCCGCAGTTGGTGTTCGGTGCGGATATCCGTGTGCCGGGCGTGACGGGCGATCTGTCGCTGCGCGTGCCCTCGGGCACCCAGAGCGGCACGGTGTTTCATCTGCGTGGTCGTGGCTTGCCGCGGGTCAATGCTTCCGGGACGGGTGACCTGCATGTGAAGGTGCAGCTCTGGACACCGCAATCGGTGGACGGCGACGAAAAGTCCACGATCGAACGGTTGTCGTCATTGCAAGGGCAGGCGCCGCCACAACGCGAGAAAGGCTTCTGGTCGAAGATGAAGGAAGCGCTGCGTGCCTGA
- the hrcA gene encoding heat-inducible transcriptional repressor HrcA: MAHGAELSERERRVLEAVIQSYVASAEPAGSRTLSRQFGLGISPATIRNTMSDLEDKGFLFHPHTSAGRIPTDKAYRTYVDSLMRIDPLTAPEQRQLEAEISAGGSAIETILRRAAQSLGILTQELGVALGPRLERAALRQLELVRVSSDRLLMVLSLTGGAVRTIFVEVPGVIADEALIGVTIVLNERLAGLTLAQVRTSLASRLRDVQTTPETAELLNIFLQEGDQVFGRAAAPIEPVVLGQASLLADQPEFATGERMRQLIELTETRQRIATLLEERPGGQGLSITIGNEHGDPKLEPFTVVTAGYQAGSLSGVIGVIGPTRMPYEKVISLVEHTSRLVSDLLC; the protein is encoded by the coding sequence ATGGCGCATGGTGCGGAACTTTCGGAACGCGAGCGACGGGTCCTCGAGGCGGTGATTCAGAGCTACGTCGCGAGTGCGGAGCCGGCTGGATCGCGCACGCTGTCGCGGCAGTTCGGGCTGGGGATTTCGCCCGCGACCATTCGCAACACGATGAGTGACCTCGAAGACAAGGGGTTTCTCTTTCATCCGCACACGTCGGCCGGGCGTATTCCCACCGACAAGGCGTATCGCACCTACGTCGATTCGCTGATGCGTATCGACCCCCTGACGGCGCCCGAGCAGCGGCAGCTTGAAGCGGAGATCAGTGCCGGCGGGTCGGCCATCGAAACCATTCTCCGTCGCGCCGCCCAATCGCTCGGCATTCTCACGCAGGAATTGGGTGTCGCGCTCGGGCCTCGTCTCGAGCGCGCGGCCCTGCGTCAGCTCGAGTTGGTGCGGGTGTCGTCGGATCGCCTGCTGATGGTATTGAGCCTCACCGGCGGTGCCGTACGCACGATCTTTGTCGAGGTACCCGGTGTCATCGCCGATGAAGCCCTGATCGGGGTCACCATCGTGCTGAACGAACGCCTGGCCGGTCTCACCTTGGCGCAGGTGCGCACGTCGCTGGCCTCCAGGTTGCGCGATGTGCAAACCACGCCCGAGACCGCGGAGCTGCTCAACATCTTCCTGCAGGAAGGCGATCAGGTGTTCGGCCGAGCCGCGGCGCCGATCGAGCCGGTGGTGCTCGGGCAGGCCTCGCTGCTGGCGGATCAACCGGAGTTTGCCACCGGCGAGCGGATGCGCCAGCTCATCGAGCTCACCGAAACCCGTCAGCGCATCGCGACGTTGCTCGAGGAGCGACCGGGCGGTCAGGGCCTGTCCATCACCATCGGCAACGAGCATGGGGATCCCAAGCTCGAACCCTTCACGGTGGTCACGGCCGGCTACCAGGCCGGGTCGCTCAGCGGGGTGATCGGGGTCATCGGCCCCACCCGCATGCCCTACGAAAAGGTGATCTCCCTGGTGGAGCACACCTCCCGACTGGTCTCCGATCTGCTCTGCTAA
- the hemW gene encoding radical SAM family heme chaperone HemW codes for MTLPGQSVVYEHVYVHVPFCARRCSYCDFSIAVRREVPWQEYVNGIRAELALQRPAGKPVLRTLYFGGGTPSRLGVDGVCALLALMREHFLWDESAEVTLEANPEDISVDSVRAWRIAGINRLSIGVQSFHDDVLRWMHRVHDADAAKRAVGAARDGGIVDHSIDLIFATPDGVHRSWTDDLEQAIALGADHVSLYGLTVEPHTPLGRWNARGAVAEAEEERYEREFLEAHHRLGAAGYEHYEVSNYARPGRRARHNSAYWRGVPYLGLGPSAHGFDGTQRRWNEPAYAAWLRQVTEGRDPVAGAEVLTDENRIAESVYLGLRTVDGLPLSVAETMHVARWIDAGWATIQSVEATSHPSPHVGDGNAPYAQAAQRLTCTPMGWLRLDALAADLTAFRGTS; via the coding sequence ATGACGCTTCCCGGGCAATCGGTCGTCTACGAACACGTGTATGTGCACGTGCCGTTTTGTGCACGCCGGTGCAGCTACTGCGATTTTTCCATCGCCGTCCGGCGCGAAGTGCCGTGGCAGGAGTATGTGAACGGCATTCGCGCGGAACTCGCGCTCCAACGGCCAGCAGGGAAGCCGGTGCTGCGCACGTTGTACTTCGGTGGCGGCACGCCGTCCCGCCTTGGTGTCGATGGCGTGTGCGCCCTGCTCGCACTGATGCGGGAGCATTTTTTGTGGGACGAAAGCGCCGAAGTGACGCTGGAAGCCAATCCCGAGGACATTTCGGTGGACAGCGTGCGTGCCTGGCGTATCGCGGGCATCAATCGACTCAGCATCGGAGTGCAGAGCTTTCATGATGACGTGTTGCGCTGGATGCATCGAGTCCATGACGCCGACGCCGCCAAACGTGCGGTGGGTGCCGCCCGCGACGGCGGGATCGTGGATCACTCCATCGATCTGATCTTCGCCACCCCCGATGGGGTGCACCGTTCCTGGACCGACGACCTCGAGCAGGCCATCGCGCTCGGTGCCGATCATGTCTCGCTGTACGGATTGACAGTGGAGCCGCATACGCCGCTCGGGCGCTGGAATGCGCGCGGGGCGGTGGCCGAGGCCGAAGAAGAACGCTACGAACGGGAGTTCCTCGAGGCGCACCATCGGCTCGGTGCCGCCGGGTACGAACACTACGAAGTGTCCAACTACGCTCGTCCCGGACGCCGTGCACGGCACAACAGCGCCTACTGGCGCGGCGTGCCCTATCTCGGCCTCGGTCCGTCCGCGCATGGTTTTGATGGGACACAACGCCGCTGGAACGAGCCCGCGTATGCCGCGTGGCTTCGGCAGGTCACCGAGGGACGGGATCCGGTCGCTGGCGCGGAAGTCCTCACCGACGAGAACCGCATCGCCGAATCGGTGTATCTCGGATTGCGTACTGTCGATGGACTTCCCCTCTCGGTGGCCGAAACCATGCATGTTGCCCGCTGGATCGATGCGGGATGGGCCACCATCCAGTCCGTGGAAGCGACGAGCCATCCGTCACCACACGTTGGTGATGGGAACGCACCCTATGCGCAGGCCGCGCAACGACTCACGTGTACGCCGATGGGTTGGCTGCGCCTCGATGCGCTGGCCGCCGACTTGACAGCGTTTCGCGGCACTTCGTAG